CCGGCAGGCGGACTGCCCGATGCAGCGGCACGGCTTGGCCGACCGCCGCCGCGGCGGTGGCGACAGCGGAGTTGCCGGATTTGCGCTGGTTGATCATGCCCCGTGCCGGTCTTGTTGGCTACGGGTAAGGGATAGCACGAATTTGGTGCGGTGGAAGGGGTAGAGGACTGTGGCGCCCACCCCGACGCTCCCCAGATCTCGGCCGACCGAAAGTCAGCCCGATTGCAAGGGAGGGTCGGGATGGTCTTACCGGAAACGCTGCTTTACAGAGCCGTCTTACGCTTCCACGCCGACCGGCGGGGTCGGGGCGGCGTTGACCGGGTCGGCGAGCTGGGCGTCAACCACCGCGACGGCGGTCATGTTGACCAGACCTCGGGTGGTGACCGACGGGGTGACGATGTGGACCGGCCGCTGCACGCCCAGCAGGATCGGGCCGACATTCTGCGCCTCGCCCAGGATCTTCATCATGTTGAAGGCGATGTTGGCGGCATCCAGCGTCGGCATCACCAGGAGGTTCGCCTCGCCCTTCAAGCGGCTGTCGGGCAGCAGCTCCTTGCGGATGGCGGGAGCGAGGGCGGCGTCGGCATGCATCTCGCCGTCGATCTCGACATCCGGCATCTGTTCGGACGCCAGTTCTACCGCGGCGCGCATCTTGCGGGCCGACGGGGTGTCGGCGCTGCCGAAGTTGGAGTGGGACAGCAGGGCCACCTTCGGCTCGATGCCGAAGCGCTTCACCTCGTCCGCGGCAAGCTGGGCGATCTCGGCCACCTGTTCGGCGGTCGGGTCAGGGTTGACATAGGTGTCGGTGATGAAGTGGACGCCCTTCTGCGAGATCAGCGCGTTCATCGTCGCGGCGACCTTCACCCCGGCGCGCAGGCCGATAAGGCCGAAGATATGCGCCCAATGCTCGTTGAAGCGGCCGGTGGTGCCGCAGACCAGCGCGTCGGCCTCGCCGCGGCGGACCATCAGGGCGCCGAAGACGGTCGGCTGGGTCCGCACCACGTTGGAGGCATGGCTGGGCGACACGCCGCGGCGGCCCATCAGCTTGCGGTAATGTTCGGTGAAGTTGTGATAGCGCGGATCGCGGATGATCTCGATGACCTCCACGTCCTGGCCGACCTTCAGGCGCAGCCCCATCTCGGCGATGATGCGCTCGATCACCTCGCGGCGGCCGATCAGCACCGGATGGGCGATGCCGTCGTCCACCACCACCTGGGCGCAGCGAATGACTCGCGGATCCTCTCCCTCGGCATAGACGACGCGCTTGGGCGCGGTCTTCGCCTTGGTGATGACCGGCTTCATGAACAGGCCGGAGCGGATGACATACTGGTTCAGCTGATCGCGATAGGCGCGGAAATCGGCGATCGGTCGGGTGGCGACGCCGGATTCCATCGCCGCCTTGGCGACGGCCGACGACACTTCGACGATCAGGCGCGGATCGAAGGGCTTGGGCAGGATGTAGTCCGGACCGAAGCGCAGCGATTCACCGACATAGGCCGCCGCCACCACGTCCGACGGTTCGGCGCGGGCGAGGTTGGCCATGGCGTGGGTCGCCGCGATCTTCATCTCCTCGTTCACCGTGGTGGCGCCGACGTCCAGCGCACCGCGGAAGATGAAGGGGAAGCAGAGGACGTTGTTGACCTGGTTGGGGAAGTCCGACCGGCCGGTGGCGATGATGGCATCGGGGCGGGCTTCGCGGGCCAGATCCGGCATGATCTCCGGCTCCGGGTTGGCGAGCGCCAGGATCAGCGGCTTCTCCGCCATGCGGGCCAGCAGTTCCGGCTTCAGCACCTTGGCGCCCGACAAGCCGAGGAAGATGTCGGCGCCGTCGATGACGTCGGAGAGCGTGCGCGCCTCGGTGTCGTGCGCGTAGGACTCCTTGTACTCGTTCATCTCCTCGTTGCGGCCCTTGTGGACCACGCCGATGCGGTCGACCAGCCAGACGTTCTCGCGGCGGACGCCCAGCGACAGCATCAGGTCGAGGCAGGCGATGCCGGCGGCCCCGCCGCCGGTCGAGACCACCTTGACCTTGGAGATGTCCTTGCCGACCAGCGCCAGCCCGTTCAGAACGGCGGCGCCCACCACGATGGCGGTGCCGTGCTGGTCGTCGTGGAACACCGGGATCTTCATGCGCTCGCGGCAGCGGCGCTCGATCTCGAAGCAGGCGGGGGCGGCGATGTCTTCCAGGTTGATGGCGCCGAAGGTCGGCTCCAGCCGGACGATGGTGTCGACCAGCGCGTCCACATCCAGCTCGTTCAGCTCGATGTCGAAGCAGTCGATGCCCGCGAACTTCTTGAAGAGGACGGCCTTGCCTTCCATCACCGGCTTGGCGGCGTGGGGACCGATGTTGCCCAGGCCCAGCACGGCGGTGCCGTTGGTGACCACCGCGACCAGATTGGCGCGCGAGGTCAGCTCCGCCGCCCTCGACGGATCCTCGGCGATGGCGGTGCAGGCATGGGCTACGCCCGGCGAATACGCCAGCGCCAGATCGCGCTGGTTGGCCATGGGCTTGGTCGCGACGATCGCCAGCTTACCGGGCCGCGGGTTGCGGTGATACTCAAGCGCCATCGCCTCAAAATCGCCGGACATCGGGTCACTTCCTCCGGTTAACAGGATTTCAGTTAATTCTTTGTGTTCACTTCACCTGATCGGCGTTTATAGCCCATCCGGGCTGATGCGCCAACCATCCCGGGCAAACGGACAGGGGACGATTCGAACCTAATCGAACCGTCCCTTTACCTTACAGGATCCGCGGACGGGCCGGATGGATCATCTTTGGAATTTCCGGTTCCGGCACCGCATGTGTGACGCGCGGCTTTTGCGTATCGTCACAGCCGGGCCAGCGCCGGCTCCTTGAAGTGCTCCTGGTACTCGGCGACCGCCTTGCTCTCGTCGAACTCGCCTTCCATCTTGGCGACGACGACGGTGGCGACGCCGTTGCCGACCAGATTGGTCAGGGCGCGGGCTTCGGACATGAAGCGGTCGACGCCCAGCAGCAGGGCCAGACCTTCGATCGGCAGGACGCCGGTTGCCGACAGGGTGGCGGCCAGCGTCACGAAGCCGCCACCGGTCACCGCCGCCGCGCCCTTGGAGGTCAGCATCAGGATGACCAGGATGTAGAGCTGCTGCCAGATCGTCAGGTCGACGTTGAAGGCCTGGGCGATGAAGATCGCGGCCATCGACAGGTAGATCGAGGTGCCGTCCAGGTTGAAGGAGTAGCCGGTGGGGATGACGAGGCCGACGACATGCTTGGAGCAGCCGAACTTCTGCATCTTCTCCATCATGCGCGGCAGCACGGACTCCGAGGAGGAGGTGCCGAGCACGATCAGCAGTTCCTGGCGGATGTAGCGGATGAAGTTCCAGATGCTGAAGCCATAGGCCCTGGCGATGCCGCCCAGCACGACGAAGACGAAGATCGCCATCGTGATGTAGACAGCCGCCATCAGCTGGCCCAGCGCGGTCAGCGACGAGATGCCGTACTTGCCGATGGTGAAGGACATGGCGCCGAAGGCACCGACCGGGGCGACGCGCATCAGGATGCCGATCACGCCGAACAGGGCATGGCTGATCTTGTCGAAGATGTCCTCGACCACCTTGCCCTTCTGGCCCATGGCGGACAGCGCGACGCCGAACACGACGGCGAAGAACAGGATCTGCAGCATGTCGCCCTGGACGAAGGCGCCGACCACATTGTCGGGCACGATGCCGACGATGAAGTCCATGAAGCCGTGTTCCTTGGCGGTGGTGGCGTATTTCTGCACCGAATCGGCCTGAAGCTGGCCGGGGACGATGTTCATGCCGGCGCCGGGACGCACGAGGTTGACGACCAGCAGGCCGATGCCGAGCGCGATGGTGGTCACGACCTCGAAATACAGCAGCGCCTTGCCGCCGACCTTGCCGACCTTCTTCAGGTTGCCGATCGAGGAGATGCCGGTCACGACCGTCAGGAAGACGATCGGACCGATCACCATCTTGACCATCTTGATGAACAGGTCGCCCAGCGGCTTCATCTGCACCGCGATGGACGGAAAGAAATGGCCCAACAGGATGCCGACGGTGATGGCGGTCAGAACCTGGAAGGTCAGGTTGGTATAGATGGGCTTCTTCGCCCCATCCCGGCGCGCGTCGATGGCGTCTGCGCTCATGTTGCTCTCCTCGAGGCGTTCTTGGGTGGCGTTCCTCGGAACGGCGTTCCTGGCGGGGCACCCGTTCTTTCGTCCGGCTTTGGTGCCGGCTGGGCGGGCGAGCCCCCAACTGATTGCCAGTGAAAGCAAGCGCTGGGCCAATTGCTGAATCCAGCAACATCAAGCATTTGACGAAGGAGGGCGGGCGAGAATCCGCACGACAGGGGGCTTTCCGATGTGCGAAAATCCGCACAGTTCACAGCGCTGCGGCATCTTTGTTGCGGCGCAACATGATGAAAGACGCCGTTGCTTAGCCATTCCGACGACCCGGCGACAGAATCGGCCTCCACCCCCCCGGCGGCGCCGCCTTCCCGCGCGTCGCAGATGGCGGCGCGGGCGCTGGAACGGCCGCGCCGGCTGCTGATGGCGGCACTTCTGCTGGGCGTGCCGGTGGCGGCGGCCCTGGCAGCCGGCTGGGCGTCGTCACTGGCGCATGAGGATCTGCGGGACAATGCGCGGGCGCAGTTGGCGCTCTACAACGCCAATCTCCGGGCGGAGCTGGAGCGGCATGCCGCCGTTCCCCTGGCGCTGGCCCAGGATGCCGAGGTCCGCGCCCTGCTGGCCTATCCGTCGCCGGCGGCGATGGACCGGCTGAACCGCAAGCTGGAGGACATCGCGCGGGCGCTTGACGCCCTGGCGCTCTACGTCATGGACGCCAAGGGCACGACGGTGGCGGCCAGCAACTGGAACGATGCCGCCAGCTTCGTGGGAGAGAACTTCTCCTACCGGCCCTATTTCCGCATGGCGATCGACCAGGGCGAAGGCCACCACTTCGCGCGCGGCACCACCTCGCTGGTGCCGGGCTACTACACCGCCAACCGGGTGGTGGCGGAAAACCGCACAGTGGGCGCGGTGGTCCTGAAGCTGGGTTTCGACCGGCTGGAACGGGCCTGGGCGCCCGGACATGAAAAGCTGCTGGTGACCGACCGCGACGGGGTGGTGTTCATCACCAACATGCCGTCCTGGCGCTATCACGCCCTGCCCCGCCGGCTGCCGATCAGCCTGCCGATCGTCCCGCAAGGGTCCAGCGAGGGGCTGGACGTGCTGCCCTGGGCGTTCGGCGGCGCGTCCGACCGCATCGCCCTGGAGGAGGATGGCCGGCTCCGCCGCTATCAGCTGTCGTCGGTGGCCATGCCCGGCGGCGATTGGACCCTGCACAGCCTGACCAGCCTGGATCCGGTGACCGCACGCGCCTGGGTCGCCGGGCTGCTTGCCGCGGCGGCGGTGGCGATGGCCGCGCTCACCGGCTATGCCGTGGCGCTGCGCCGGGTCGCCCTGGTCGAGCGCATCGCCCTGCAGGAGGAATCGCGGGCGGAGCTGGAACGTCGGGTCGCCGCCGCCACCGCCGATCTGCGCGCGGCGGAGAACGAGTTGACCCAGGCGGTGAAGCTGGCGGCGTTGGGCCAGATGTCGGCGGGCATCGCCCATGAGATCAACCAGCCGCTGGCCGCCATGCGCAGCTTCGCCGACAACGCGGTGGTGCTGCTGGAACGGGGGCGGACGGACGCGGTGCGCGCCAATCTGGCGGAGATCGCGGAACTGACCGACCGCATGGCTGCGATCACCCGCCAGCTGAAGGGCTTCGCCCGCCGCGCCTCCGGCACGCTGGGGCCGGTGTCGGTCCACGCCGCGGTGATCCAGGCCCTGGCGCTGCTGGAGTCCAAGCTGCGGCGGGACGACATCACGGTCGAGGTCGATCTGCCCGACCGGCCGGTTCTGGTGATGGGCGAGGATGTGCGGCTGCAGCAGGTGCTGGTCAACCTGATCGGCAACGCGGCGGACGCCATGCGCGGCTGTCCCGTGCGCCGCCTGCGCATCGGGCTGGTCACGGCGGACGGGGAAGCGCTGCTGAGCGCCGCCGACACCGGCACCGGCATCGCCGAGGCCGACCTGCCGCGCCTGTTCGCCCCCTTCTTCACCACCAAGGAGGCCGGCGACGGGCTGGGGCTGGGCTTGTCGATCAGCCGCGGCATCGTCGAGGATTTCGGCGGCAGCCTGACCGCCGCCAACCGCACCGGAAAGCCCGGCCACGGCGCCGTCTTCACCCTGCGCCTCAAGACCACGGAGCAGCCTGCATGACCCGGACCCTGGAGAGAGTCGCCCCGGAAAGCGCCGGCAGCGTCCTGTTCGTGGACGACGAGCGCGCGGTGAGGATGGCCGGGCAGCAGGCGCTGGAACTGGCGGGGTTCGAGGTGACCGCCTGCGACGGGGCGGAGCGCGCGCTCCGCCATCTCGGCCGTGACTGGCCGGGCTGCCTCGTCACCGACGTACGGATGCCGCAGATGGATGGGCTGGCCTTGCTGGCGCGGGTGCAGGAGATCGATCCCGACCTGCCGGTCATCCTGATCACCGGGCATGGCGACGTGCCGATGGCGGTCGAGGCGATGCGCAACGGCGCCTATGATTTCCTGGAGAAGCCCTTTCCGTCCGACCGGCTGACCGAGATCGCCCGCCGCGCGGTGGAGAAGCGCCGGCTGGTGCTGGAGAACCGCCGGCTGCGGGCGCAGATCGCCGGCGGCGCCGATCCCGCCGGGACCATCGTCGGCCGCACCCCCGGCATCGAGCGGCTGCGCGCCACCATCGCCGCGGTCGCCGATACCGATGCCGACGTGCTGGTGTTCGGCGAGACCGGCACCGGCAAGGAGATGGTGGCCCGCGCGCTTCACGAGGCGAGCGGACGGCGCAAAAGCCCCTTCGTCGCGCTGAATTGCGGCGCCATGCCGGAAACGATCTTCGAGAGCGAGTTGTTCGGCCATGAGGCCGGCGCCTTCACCGGCGCCGCCAAGCGGCGCGTCGGCAGGATCGAGCATGCCAGCGGCGGCACCCTGTTCCTGGACGAGATCGAGAGCATGCCGCTGTCGCTGCAGGTCAAGCTGCTGCGGGTGATCCAGGAACGGGTGGTCGAGCCGTTGGGCTCCAACGAGCAGGTGCCGGTCGACCTGCGGGTGGTCGCCGCCACCAAGGCGGATCTGCGGCAGGCGGCGGATGCCGGGACGTTCCGTGCCGATCTATACTATCGGCTGAACGTGGTGGTGCTGACCATCCCGCCGCTGCGTGAACGGCGCGACGACATCCCGCTGCTGTTCCAGCATTTCGTCGCCCAGGCCGCCACACGGTACAACCGCGAACCGCGCGTGCCGGCCCGCGAGCAGATGCAGCGTCTGATGAGCCAGGACTGGCCGGGCAACGTCCGCGAACTGCGCAACGCCGCCGACCGCTTCGTACTGGGGCTGGAGGACGCGGCGCCGGCCACGGTGGCCGCGCCGTCCGCCCTGTCGCTGGCGGAACAGGTGGATCTGTTCGAAAAGGGCCTGATCCAGTCCGAACTCGCCCGTCACCGCGGCAGCGTGAAGGCCGCCATCGAGGCGCTGAACATCCCGCGCAAGACCTTCTACGACAAGTTGAAGCGCTATGGACTGAGCCGCGACGATTTCTATACTGAAAGTGGTAAGCCTCCCCATGCTCTAAAGAGGTAATAGAATAGATTTGCTATCGGAATGATGCTGCGCCAACTTGCCTGCATTCGATCAACATTCCCGCGGCAATGACTATGGCGCAAGACGGCCCGATCCCCAGACGGCTCGATTTCTTCAACTGCATGACGGTCGAGCATTTTTCTGCCGCCAACGCGGTCGGGATGATTGCGGCACCAGCCTGCCGCTGCGGCTCGCCGCGCTAAAGAGTCAGGCTTCCTGGCGGGTCTGGCCGGATGCCCATTTCGCGTCACGCCCTGTGTCGCTCCGGACCTAGGGTCCGGACTCATAACCAGTATGCGACGGTCGCCACGATGTGGACGGCGGCCATGAAGTTGGTTGCGGAGCGGTCATACCGGGTGGCGATGCGCCGGAAGTCCTTGAGGCGTCCGAACATGCGCTCGATGACGTTGCGGTTCCGGTAGAGGTAGGGAGAGAAGCAGTTTTTCAGCGCTTGTTGGCGCGTGGCGGGATGTTGGGCGCGGCTCCCGCCTCTTCGATCTTCCGGCGAACAGCGGCACTGTCGTAGCCCTTGTCGCCGTGCAGGAGATCGGTAGCAGGCATCCGGTCGAGCAGACGGTCGGCGGCGGTGCAGTCGGCAACCTGACCGCCGGTCAACAGGAAGGCGAGCGGCCGACCGCGTGGATCGCTCAGGGCGTGGATTTTGGTGGTTCGTCCGCCACGGGACCGTCCGATGGCCTGAGCGCGCTCCCCCCTTTGCCGCCGCTCGCCGAACGATGGGCGCGGACCGCCGTGGAGTCGATCATCACCTGCGCCGGTGGGCCACCTGCCGCTGCCAACGCATGGAAGATGTCTTCCCACACGCCCTTGGCCGCCCAGCGGACGAAGCGGTTGTAGAGCGTCTTGCGGGGGCCGTAGACCGGTGGAGCATCCGCCCAGCGCCCACCCGACTTCAGCACATGGACGATTCCGCTGATCACACGACGATCATCCACGCGCGGCTTGCCGCGGGTGTTGCGCGGAAGGTGCGGCTCAAGCCGTCCGAACTGCTCCACCGTCAACCAGAACTGACCGTCGCTCATCGCATAGCCCCTTTCCACGGCGTTGAATCACAACGGCTCACTGCCGGAAAGGCTCTTTATGGGTCCAGACCCTAAGCTTATGGGTCCAGACCCTAAGCGCTTCTGCTTTTGGAATCCCTGGAATCACAAGCGCGCAGTGAACAGGGAGTTTGGGTGAAAAATGGTTTTCAGCTCCATCTTATTCATCTTCTATTTTCTGCCTGTATTCTTTTTTGTTATTATTCACTGCCGTTCAAGCACGCGACCCTCCTTCTCTTCAGTCTGGTTTTCTATGCATATGGCGAGGTGATCTTCACCTACGTCATGCTGCTGTCGATCCTCCTCAACTACGCCTTCGGGCTATGGATCGCCGGGCAGGACGGACGGGGCCGCAAACTCGCCCTGGGCACCGGTGTGGCCGTCAATCTCGGCATCCTGGGTTATTTCAAATATCTGGGCTTCTTTTACGAAATGGTCGCCGCCGTGGCGCCCGGCCTGATCTCCGGCCCGCCACAGGTCCATCTGCCGCTCGGCATCTCGTTCTTCACCTTCCACGCGCTGTCCTACCTGATCGATGTCTACCGCCGGCAGGTTCCGGTGGAGCGCAGCCTGATCTACGTCGCCGTCTACATCACCATGTTCCCTCAGCTCGTGGCCGGGCCGATCATCCGTTTCCACGACATCCGCGACGAGATCCACAACCGCAGGGTCAATGCCGGGCTATTCGCCGAGGGCATTCAGATTTTCGTGATCGGCCTTGCGCAGAAGGTGCTGATCGCCAACACGGTGGCGGTGGCGGCGGACCAGATCTTCGCGCTCGACCCGACCGGGCTGAGCCTGCCGGTCGCCTGGCTGGGCATCGTCTGCTACACCTTACAAATCTTCTTCGACTTCTGCGGCTATTCCACCATGGCCATCGGCCTGGCGCTGATGATCGGCTTCCACTTCCCGCAGAACTTCAACTATCCCTACATCTCACAGTCGATCACCGAGTTCTGGCGCCGCTGGCACATCTCGCTTTCGATGTGGTTCCGTGACTATCTCTACATCCCGCTGGGCGGCAACCGCGCCGGCGCGTTGACCACCTACCGGAACCTGCTCGTCGTCTTCCTCCTGTGCGGCCTCTGGCATGACGCCGCCTGGACCTTCGTGGTCTGGGGGCTGTGGCACGGCGCCTTCCTGGTGTTCGACGTCCACTCGTCGGGCGTGCTGGTGACCGAGGGGGCCGATGCCGGAATCGATGAGGTCGTCCTGATGCAGGACAGCATCAGCGGCTATTTCAACTACACCATGCCGGCCAATGTCGAACGCTTGCGGGTGGTCGTCGACGCCATCGGCAGCGTGCCGACGCTGACCATCACCGGCAGTGCCGGAGACGATTGGATCGGTGCCGGCAGGACCAACACCCCCATCCATATTCTGGGCGGCGACGGCAACGACACGCTGAACGGCGGCTATGGCAGAGGCGGGGGCGCGATCGTGGAGGGGGGCGCCGGCAACGACTATCTGCTGGCCGCCGCCACCACCAGCGCCCGGGTCTGGTTCTCGCTTCAGTCGGGCGACGACACGCTGATCGGCGGCGACGGCGACGACACCATCCTCGTCGATCTCGGCTCCGCGCCGAACCTGCTCTGGCAGGATCCGAATGCCTGGACCGCGACCCCCGGTCCCGACGATGTCTATTCCTCCATCTCGTGGAACGGCGCCGGGGTCACGACGGTCACGGATTTCCAGCCGGGCATCGATGTGTTGAGCTTCCGCCACACCTCGCTCAGCCTCTCCGACGTGATGGCCCGCTTCAACGACCGCGCCGATGGACAGGGGGTGCAGGCCAGCTTCACCACCACCGAGCTGGGGCTGCAACTGCCCGCCCACGTCAACAACACCTTCACGCTCTCGCTCGACGGCCTTAGCCGGTCCCAGGTTTCGGCGAGCTGGTTCGCGGTTTCCTCAACCTGAACGCGCGACCCGGCCGCTCTGCACCTCTCCCATCGGGGCAATTGACGAGGCTCGCGCTTGCCGGCTCCGGACCCGCTTCCCATGTGCCGTATCCACCCGCGCGGCAGCGGCAGCGGGTGGCGCGGCGGGACGGACCTTTCCTCCGTTCCGGCTGTTGTACCGAAAGAACTTGCAGCATCGACGTCGAAGGGGACGGCCTGAGAATGTCACCGAGGATTAGCACCATGACCCCCCGTCTCCTTGCGGAGCTTCTGGAACCGATCCTGGCCGCAGCGGAAGACGACGAAGAGGCCCTGTCCGAAGCCGTGAACCTGACCGCCGAGGCGATGGCGGCGCTGGGCGCCACCGTGCTCGATCCGGACGGGAAGCCGGCCCGCGGGGTGTCCGATGAACGGGCCGTCGTCGCCGCGCTCAACACCCACGCGCATAACCTGATGCGCGACGGGCGGCTCGACGACGTCGTCGAGGCTTTGCAAGTGGCCGAGCGGATCGGCCGTCTCGCCCATCTGCCGCACCACCCGCGGACTGTCTGATAACTCTTTCGGGAGAAGGCGCGGTCGTTCGTGGAAGCGGCTTCGCGGGTGCGGGAACTCCTTCCCTCCGTGCTGTTTGAGCGACGTGCCACCCAGCGCTCAACAGGGGAGGAGCCCTCGTGCCCACCGCGCCGCAGCAACATGTCCACTCGAATGTCCTGGCGAGCCCTCTGGAAGGCGAGATCCTGGCGCGCCTCCAGGACTCCCTGCTGCCGGATCATCTGCTGACCCGCCGCTGGTATGCGGCCAAGGACGCCGGCCGGCCGGTGGTGCGCATCGTCGATGCCCTGCCGCTGCCCCTGGCCGGAGGATCGCAGGCGCAGCTCTGCCTGCTGCGCGTCGAGCCGCCGGGGCGGGAGCCCCAACTCTATCAGCTTCCCCTAACCCTCGACCGCGGCACGGGCGAGGATCCGTCGTTGATCGGGGGAACCGAGGAACTGTTGCTCGCAGGCCGCCTGCGCGACGGCTATGCCGATGACGGCGTGGTCAGGGCGCTGCTGGGCGCCATCCTGAACCGCGACCTGGAGGCGGGGGAAACATCCCTGTCCCCCGGCCTCACCGCCGGCCATACGCGCGCCTGCAAAGCGCTGGGCGACAGGCTGCACGCGGACGCCGCGCTGCACCGGATGACGGCGGAGCAGTCCAACACCTCCATCCGCATCGGCGACGCGGCCATCCTGAAGGGCCTGCGCAAGCTGGAACCCGGCATCCATCCCGAACTGGAGGTCAGCCGCTTCCTCACCGAGGTGGCGCAGTTCCCCAACTCCCCGGCCCTGCTGGGCTGGGTCGAACGGGCCAACAGCTCCGGCTCCACCACCCTGTGCGTGATGCAGGAGCTGGTGCCGGAGGCCAAGGATGCCTGGGGCCATGTCACCGGCTATCTGAACGACCGCGTCGCCCGTTTCGAGGACGGCGATGCCGCGCGGGCCGCCGATGCCGACAGCGTCGCCTTCCTGCGCCTTCTCGGCCAGCGGACGGCGGAGATGCACCGCGCGCTCGCCACCCCCGGCGGCGGCGACGCCTTCACGCCCGAGCCGGCGACGGCGGAGCGGCTGAAGGAATGGGCGGGCGGCGTGCGCGCTCTGGCGAAGCAGGTGCTGGAACGGCTGCGCGCCGCAGCGCCGACGCTGGATCCCGCCATCGCGCCCCAGGCTGCGGCGCTGGCCGCCAGCGAGGCGGCGATGATGGCCCAGATCGACGCGCTGATCCCCGCGGCCGCCGATCTCAGCGCCATGCGCCTGCACGGCGACTATCACCTGGGGCAGGTGCTGGTGTCGCGCGGCGACGTGCAGATCGTCGATTTCGAAGGCGAGCCGATGCGTCCGCTGGCCGAACGGCGGGCCAAGCACTGCATCCTGCGCGACGTCGCCGGGATGCTGCGCTCCATCGCCTATGCCGCCGCCATGGCCCGCGCCGCGATTCCGGCCGACATCGACGAGCCGTCACGCGATGCCCGCACCGCCTGGCTGTCCTGGTGGGAGGGGGCGGCGTCGGCCGCCTTCCTCGACGGCTACCGCGGCGCCATCGGCGATTGCCCCGGCTTCCCGCGCGACCCGCACGCGGCCCCGGCGCTGCTGAAGCTGTTCCTGCTGGAAAAGGCGCTGTACGAGGTCGGCTACGAGCTTGCCAACCGGCCGGGATGGGTGGCGATTCCGCTGGCCGGCGTCACCGCCATCATCCGCGCCGATGCCGGGCCGGAGATCGCCAGCCGCGACCGCGACCGCATCGCCCCGGTGGACGAGCGCCGCCGCTGCCATTCCATGCCCTTCGGGGCGGAGGTGCAGGCCGACGGCTCCGTCCGCTTCTCCCTCTGGGCGCCGTCGGCGGCGTCGGTGCTGCTGTCGCTCGACGATGGCGGCCAGCCGGTGGCGATGGAGGAACAGGGGAACGGCTGGTTCAGCCTGACCACCGCGCGGGCGCAGGCCGGCAGCCGCTACCGCTTCGTCCTGCCGGATGGGCTGGCGGTGCCGGATCCGGCCTCCCGCTTCCAGCCGGACGACGTGCATGGCCTGTCCGAGGTGATCGACCCCGGCGTCCATGCCTGGACCGATGCCGCCTGGACCGGCCGTCCCTGGCACGAGACGGTGCTGTACGAGCTGCATGTCGGCACCTTCACGCCCGAGGGCACCTTCCTGTCGGCCATCGACCGGCTGGACGATCTGGTCGAACTGGGCGTCACCGCGATCGAGCTGATGCCGGTGGCCGATTTCCCCGGTTCGCGAAACTGGGGCTATGACGGCGTGCTGCCTTTCGCGCCCGACAGCGCCTATGGCCGGCCGGAGGATCTGAAGACCCTGGTGCAGGAGGCGCATGCCCGCGGGCTGATGGTCTTCCTCGATGTCGTCTACAACCATTTCGGGCCGGAGGGGAACTATCTCCACGCCTTCGCCGGCAGCTTCTTCACCGACCGCCACAAGACGCCCTGGGGCGCCGCGATCAACGTCGACGG
Above is a genomic segment from Azospirillum ramasamyi containing:
- a CDS encoding NADP-dependent malic enzyme, with product MSGDFEAMALEYHRNPRPGKLAIVATKPMANQRDLALAYSPGVAHACTAIAEDPSRAAELTSRANLVAVVTNGTAVLGLGNIGPHAAKPVMEGKAVLFKKFAGIDCFDIELNELDVDALVDTIVRLEPTFGAINLEDIAAPACFEIERRCRERMKIPVFHDDQHGTAIVVGAAVLNGLALVGKDISKVKVVSTGGGAAGIACLDLMLSLGVRRENVWLVDRIGVVHKGRNEEMNEYKESYAHDTEARTLSDVIDGADIFLGLSGAKVLKPELLARMAEKPLILALANPEPEIMPDLAREARPDAIIATGRSDFPNQVNNVLCFPFIFRGALDVGATTVNEEMKIAATHAMANLARAEPSDVVAAAYVGESLRFGPDYILPKPFDPRLIVEVSSAVAKAAMESGVATRPIADFRAYRDQLNQYVIRSGLFMKPVITKAKTAPKRVVYAEGEDPRVIRCAQVVVDDGIAHPVLIGRREVIERIIAEMGLRLKVGQDVEVIEIIRDPRYHNFTEHYRKLMGRRGVSPSHASNVVRTQPTVFGALMVRRGEADALVCGTTGRFNEHWAHIFGLIGLRAGVKVAATMNALISQKGVHFITDTYVNPDPTAEQVAEIAQLAADEVKRFGIEPKVALLSHSNFGSADTPSARKMRAAVELASEQMPDVEIDGEMHADAALAPAIRKELLPDSRLKGEANLLVMPTLDAANIAFNMMKILGEAQNVGPILLGVQRPVHIVTPSVTTRGLVNMTAVAVVDAQLADPVNAAPTPPVGVEA
- a CDS encoding dicarboxylate/amino acid:cation symporter: MSADAIDARRDGAKKPIYTNLTFQVLTAITVGILLGHFFPSIAVQMKPLGDLFIKMVKMVIGPIVFLTVVTGISSIGNLKKVGKVGGKALLYFEVVTTIALGIGLLVVNLVRPGAGMNIVPGQLQADSVQKYATTAKEHGFMDFIVGIVPDNVVGAFVQGDMLQILFFAVVFGVALSAMGQKGKVVEDIFDKISHALFGVIGILMRVAPVGAFGAMSFTIGKYGISSLTALGQLMAAVYITMAIFVFVVLGGIARAYGFSIWNFIRYIRQELLIVLGTSSSESVLPRMMEKMQKFGCSKHVVGLVIPTGYSFNLDGTSIYLSMAAIFIAQAFNVDLTIWQQLYILVILMLTSKGAAAVTGGGFVTLAATLSATGVLPIEGLALLLGVDRFMSEARALTNLVGNGVATVVVAKMEGEFDESKAVAEYQEHFKEPALARL
- a CDS encoding ATP-binding protein, whose product is MLSHSDDPATESASTPPAAPPSRASQMAARALERPRRLLMAALLLGVPVAAALAAGWASSLAHEDLRDNARAQLALYNANLRAELERHAAVPLALAQDAEVRALLAYPSPAAMDRLNRKLEDIARALDALALYVMDAKGTTVAASNWNDAASFVGENFSYRPYFRMAIDQGEGHHFARGTTSLVPGYYTANRVVAENRTVGAVVLKLGFDRLERAWAPGHEKLLVTDRDGVVFITNMPSWRYHALPRRLPISLPIVPQGSSEGLDVLPWAFGGASDRIALEEDGRLRRYQLSSVAMPGGDWTLHSLTSLDPVTARAWVAGLLAAAAVAMAALTGYAVALRRVALVERIALQEESRAELERRVAAATADLRAAENELTQAVKLAALGQMSAGIAHEINQPLAAMRSFADNAVVLLERGRTDAVRANLAEIAELTDRMAAITRQLKGFARRASGTLGPVSVHAAVIQALALLESKLRRDDITVEVDLPDRPVLVMGEDVRLQQVLVNLIGNAADAMRGCPVRRLRIGLVTADGEALLSAADTGTGIAEADLPRLFAPFFTTKEAGDGLGLGLSISRGIVEDFGGSLTAANRTGKPGHGAVFTLRLKTTEQPA
- a CDS encoding sigma-54-dependent transcriptional regulator, with translation MTRTLERVAPESAGSVLFVDDERAVRMAGQQALELAGFEVTACDGAERALRHLGRDWPGCLVTDVRMPQMDGLALLARVQEIDPDLPVILITGHGDVPMAVEAMRNGAYDFLEKPFPSDRLTEIARRAVEKRRLVLENRRLRAQIAGGADPAGTIVGRTPGIERLRATIAAVADTDADVLVFGETGTGKEMVARALHEASGRRKSPFVALNCGAMPETIFESELFGHEAGAFTGAAKRRVGRIEHASGGTLFLDEIESMPLSLQVKLLRVIQERVVEPLGSNEQVPVDLRVVAATKADLRQAADAGTFRADLYYRLNVVVLTIPPLRERRDDIPLLFQHFVAQAATRYNREPRVPAREQMQRLMSQDWPGNVRELRNAADRFVLGLEDAAPATVAAPSALSLAEQVDLFEKGLIQSELARHRGSVKAAIEALNIPRKTFYDKLKRYGLSRDDFYTESGKPPHALKR